A portion of the Ferrimonas lipolytica genome contains these proteins:
- a CDS encoding OprO/OprP family phosphate-selective porin has translation MARYKISSIALAVSFAVSGFASNVMASDSDKLLELEQRMEALEIELIEARDAAKKTDRLKFKKTSPSPELISKDGRTTMEFKARIQADYVDADAMQTGKKAADTEAMKDTNIRRLRLGLEGQFARDWEYEIELDFADSEVDVKDAKVAFNGWQDQKLILGFQKYGFGLANTQSSAHQIMMERPSVDVFSADRALGVQWRYVGNNWNLALGMGLDYSETDESITEVETTELLDEDGNPIEVVTEVGLDEESIYGESTFYTARATYTPIKNNDNLLHLGASYMLMDLDEGSQETRYRARSASKPVGRMVDTGNFASDGSQTYGVEAMYQHRNMLLRGEYMASTADQFDEDDGSSLEDVEVDAFYVTASYILTGEQWRYSGKKGVLKSPRPASALSDGGWGAWEIAARYEQANFLEDHMKYGGDLDTWVVGVNWYMEDNLKMQFNYIDAEADNKVKDDYSSQDTNIVQARLHFAF, from the coding sequence ATGGCTCGTTATAAAATTAGCTCCATCGCACTCGCAGTTTCATTTGCAGTCAGCGGCTTCGCTTCTAATGTAATGGCATCGGACAGCGATAAGTTGCTTGAGTTAGAACAACGCATGGAGGCGCTTGAAATTGAATTAATTGAAGCGCGAGATGCGGCTAAAAAAACCGACCGCTTAAAATTCAAAAAGACCTCACCATCTCCTGAATTGATCTCAAAAGACGGCCGTACCACCATGGAGTTCAAAGCTCGTATTCAAGCTGACTATGTTGATGCCGACGCAATGCAGACCGGCAAAAAGGCGGCTGATACCGAAGCGATGAAAGACACCAACATTCGCCGTTTACGCTTAGGCTTAGAAGGGCAATTTGCCCGAGATTGGGAATATGAAATCGAACTTGATTTCGCTGATTCTGAAGTCGATGTTAAAGACGCCAAAGTCGCCTTCAACGGCTGGCAGGATCAAAAGCTTATTCTGGGTTTCCAAAAATATGGTTTTGGTTTAGCTAATACCCAAAGTTCAGCCCATCAAATCATGATGGAACGCCCTTCTGTTGATGTGTTCTCAGCCGATCGCGCCCTCGGTGTGCAGTGGCGTTACGTCGGTAACAACTGGAACCTTGCCTTGGGTATGGGTTTAGATTATTCCGAAACTGATGAGAGCATTACGGAAGTAGAAACCACTGAACTGCTCGACGAAGATGGCAACCCAATTGAGGTGGTCACCGAAGTTGGCCTCGATGAGGAATCAATCTACGGCGAGAGCACATTCTACACAGCTCGAGCTACCTACACCCCAATCAAAAATAACGACAACTTGCTCCACCTTGGCGCCAGTTACATGCTGATGGACTTAGACGAAGGTAGCCAGGAAACTCGTTACCGTGCTCGCTCAGCGTCGAAACCCGTTGGGCGCATGGTTGATACCGGCAATTTCGCTTCAGATGGCAGTCAAACCTATGGCGTTGAAGCGATGTATCAACATCGCAATATGTTACTGCGCGGCGAATATATGGCGTCGACAGCAGACCAATTTGACGAAGACGACGGTTCATCCCTAGAAGATGTTGAAGTTGACGCTTTCTACGTTACCGCCTCTTACATTCTAACCGGTGAACAATGGCGTTATAGCGGTAAGAAAGGGGTATTGAAATCTCCGCGTCCAGCATCAGCGCTATCAGATGGTGGTTGGGGCGCATGGGAGATTGCTGCTCGTTACGAACAAGCTAACTTCCTTGAAGACCACATGAAATACGGTGGTGACTTAGATACATGGGTTGTCGGTGTGAACTGGTACATGGAAGACAACCTAAAGATGCAGTTCAACTATATCGATGCAGAAGCAGACAACAAGGTGAAAGACGACTATAGCTCGCAAGACACCAACATCGTTCAAGCTCGACTTCACTTTGCCTTCTAA
- a CDS encoding DUF47 domain-containing protein: protein MWFTKAQSLFSQSKTTESHIFQFFDCVTAAHHQFMQLWQIYLTQGAQCADFDQTLASLSQIESKADDLQRQIDARLYGGTLIPDLRADVALLIDQADKLINLQETIGIHLKVEQPTVPSEVHPSLLAQIQIVGDTLDHTVLCAKSFLTDLQRVQEYHQKVILFESDANSMCIKAKTILFSSDLELTHKVQLRYFFDRIDAVANLAEDISDRISIFTLKRLQ, encoded by the coding sequence ATGTGGTTTACCAAGGCTCAGTCATTATTCAGCCAAAGCAAAACAACTGAGTCACACATCTTCCAGTTCTTCGATTGCGTTACCGCTGCTCACCATCAATTTATGCAACTGTGGCAAATCTATTTAACCCAAGGGGCACAATGTGCCGACTTCGACCAAACTCTCGCGAGTTTAAGCCAGATCGAAAGTAAAGCAGATGATTTGCAGCGCCAAATTGATGCTCGTTTGTATGGTGGCACCTTGATTCCTGATCTGCGGGCAGATGTTGCACTACTGATTGATCAAGCAGATAAACTAATTAACCTACAAGAAACCATTGGGATTCACCTTAAAGTAGAGCAGCCTACTGTCCCAAGCGAGGTGCACCCTTCACTATTGGCGCAGATCCAGATTGTTGGCGATACCTTGGATCATACCGTGCTATGTGCCAAAAGCTTTCTCACTGATTTACAGCGTGTACAGGAATACCATCAAAAGGTAATCTTATTTGAAAGCGATGCCAACAGCATGTGCATCAAGGCGAAAACCATCTTATTCTCGAGTGACTTAGAACTCACCCATAAAGTACAACTCCGTTATTTCTTCGACCGTATCGATGCCGTAGCCAACCTCGCTGAGGACATTAGCGACCGGATCTCTATCTTCACCCTAAAACGCTTACAGTAG
- a CDS encoding inorganic phosphate transporter, which yields MDISIIIFLSSGLFLGWSLGANDAANVFGTAVGSRMIRFGTAALICSIMVILGAVISGAGASHTLGSLGQITAMGGAFTVALSAALTVYLMTKWGLPVSTGQAIVGAIIGWNLFSHTETDSAVLTKIVTTWMVCPLLSFVTAIMLYKLLAGIINQTRPGLFALDNWTRIGLLLAGAFGSYSLGANNIANVMGVFVPSAPFATKFILGVEFTAVMQLFLLGGIAISVGVYTYSKRVMMTVGDSLIPMTPLTAFVVVMSHSIVLFLFSSQGLSDLLANNGLPTIPLVPVSSSQAVIGAVIGVGMLKRLPIQWATLGRVVTGWCFTPIIAALGCWLCLYFVQNIFSVAVI from the coding sequence ATGGACATCAGTATTATAATCTTCCTTTCCAGTGGCTTGTTTCTCGGCTGGTCTTTAGGGGCTAACGACGCGGCTAATGTGTTTGGCACCGCTGTTGGATCACGCATGATACGGTTCGGCACTGCCGCGCTTATCTGCTCGATAATGGTGATTTTAGGTGCTGTTATCAGTGGTGCTGGCGCATCCCACACCCTTGGCTCACTTGGCCAAATTACCGCCATGGGCGGTGCCTTTACCGTGGCCTTGAGTGCTGCGTTAACGGTCTATCTAATGACTAAATGGGGCTTACCAGTTTCCACAGGCCAAGCCATTGTCGGGGCGATTATTGGCTGGAACCTATTCAGCCATACCGAAACCGATAGTGCGGTGCTAACCAAGATTGTCACTACGTGGATGGTATGCCCGCTCCTCTCCTTTGTTACCGCTATCATGCTGTACAAGTTGCTTGCTGGGATCATCAATCAAACCAGACCGGGGTTGTTTGCTTTAGATAACTGGACAAGAATTGGCCTGTTATTGGCTGGGGCGTTTGGCTCATACAGCCTTGGGGCCAACAATATTGCTAATGTCATGGGGGTCTTTGTTCCCAGTGCACCGTTTGCAACCAAGTTCATTCTCGGCGTTGAATTCACCGCTGTAATGCAGTTATTTCTACTTGGCGGCATAGCTATTAGCGTTGGCGTTTATACCTATTCAAAACGAGTAATGATGACCGTTGGTGACAGTTTAATTCCAATGACCCCACTCACTGCCTTTGTAGTGGTTATGTCGCACTCGATTGTGTTGTTTTTGTTCTCGTCACAAGGGCTGTCCGATCTACTCGCCAATAACGGGTTACCGACGATCCCACTAGTACCGGTTTCCAGCTCTCAAGCGGTCATTGGTGCGGTTATTGGCGTCGGCATGCTGAAACGCTTACCGATTCAATGGGCCACATTAGGCCGGGTGGTTACCGGTTGGTGCTTCACCCCGATTATCGCGGCATTGGGCTGTTGGCTCTGCCTTTACTTCGTCCAGAACATCTTCTCAGTCGCCGTTATTTAA
- the dsbC gene encoding bifunctional protein-disulfide isomerase/oxidoreductase DsbC, which produces MKKSLSSLLVGALLAVATGVNASDDIATKIATKVADSLNVTVNKVVPSPVNDIYQVYSDKGVFYVTADGSKMFHGNLYDLDNGLTNLTDQAMSEVRRQELAATAGTTIDYPAQDEKYVVNVFTDISCGYCRKLHNEMAEYNALGITVRYLAYPRNGRNAPAWQQMEQVWCAADPQDALDNAKANIKMSGTSNCDAAQNVAMHHSLGGSFGLSGTPAIVLEDGTMLGGYLPPAKLLDVLEK; this is translated from the coding sequence ATGAAAAAAAGTTTGAGTTCATTGTTGGTTGGCGCGCTGCTCGCGGTTGCCACCGGTGTCAATGCCAGCGATGACATCGCTACTAAAATCGCGACTAAAGTAGCTGATAGCTTGAATGTTACGGTTAACAAGGTCGTTCCTTCGCCAGTCAATGATATCTATCAGGTCTACAGTGACAAAGGCGTTTTCTACGTAACCGCCGATGGTAGCAAGATGTTCCACGGCAACCTTTACGACCTGGACAACGGTTTAACTAACCTGACGGATCAAGCGATGAGCGAAGTTCGTCGGCAGGAGCTCGCCGCTACCGCTGGTACCACCATCGACTATCCAGCCCAAGATGAGAAATACGTGGTAAATGTGTTTACCGATATCAGCTGTGGTTACTGCCGTAAATTGCACAATGAGATGGCAGAGTACAATGCGCTAGGCATTACCGTTCGTTACCTCGCATACCCACGTAATGGTCGTAATGCGCCAGCGTGGCAGCAGATGGAGCAGGTATGGTGTGCGGCAGATCCACAAGATGCACTGGATAACGCTAAGGCCAACATCAAGATGTCTGGCACCAGCAACTGTGACGCAGCCCAGAACGTTGCGATGCACCACTCGCTCGGTGGCAGCTTTGGTTTGAGTGGCACCCCTGCTATCGTGCTGGAAGACGGCACCATGCTAGGCGGCTATTTGCCACCAGCCAAACTGTTGGACGTACTCGAGAAGTAA
- the xerD gene encoding site-specific tyrosine recombinase XerD — MTNEQLIEQFCDDLWAQRGLSDNTLSAYRADLNHLLRSVGINSNLLDIGSDGLQCYMAKRLEQGLAKSSTARCLTTLKRFYGYATVKKLITIDPTVNLGRPKLEKKLPDTLTEQDIDALLDAPQLDDPIQLRDSAMLELLYATGLRVSELTGLQLEQLGLHQGVVRVIGKGGKERLVPMGEEAQSRIELYLREARGLLLGLGRSDVVFPSQRGTQMTRQTFWYRIKHYAQVAGISKPLSPHTLRHAFATHLLNHGADLRVVQLLLGHSDLSTTQIYTHVAQARLQELHHLHHPRG, encoded by the coding sequence ATGACAAACGAACAATTAATTGAGCAGTTTTGCGACGACTTATGGGCTCAGCGAGGTCTGTCTGATAACACGCTTTCGGCTTATCGAGCCGATCTGAACCACCTGCTGCGATCGGTCGGCATCAACAGCAATCTGCTCGACATCGGCAGCGATGGCTTGCAGTGCTATATGGCTAAGCGACTGGAGCAAGGGTTGGCTAAGTCATCGACGGCACGCTGCCTAACTACCCTTAAACGTTTCTATGGTTATGCTACGGTGAAGAAGCTGATAACGATCGATCCAACGGTTAATCTTGGTCGTCCCAAGCTGGAGAAGAAGCTGCCTGATACCCTGACTGAGCAAGATATCGATGCACTGCTTGATGCACCGCAGTTAGACGATCCAATTCAGCTGCGCGACAGCGCCATGCTGGAGCTACTGTATGCTACTGGTTTACGAGTGAGTGAGTTAACTGGATTGCAGCTCGAGCAACTGGGGCTGCATCAAGGGGTCGTGCGAGTTATTGGTAAAGGCGGTAAAGAGCGCTTGGTTCCAATGGGGGAGGAAGCGCAAAGTCGAATTGAACTCTATCTACGGGAAGCTCGAGGGCTGCTACTGGGGCTAGGTCGCTCTGATGTGGTGTTTCCGAGCCAGCGTGGTACTCAGATGACTCGGCAGACGTTTTGGTATCGTATCAAGCATTATGCGCAAGTAGCGGGGATCAGCAAACCGCTGTCGCCGCATACATTGCGCCATGCCTTTGCCACTCATCTGCTTAATCACGGTGCCGATCTGCGAGTAGTGCAATTGCTGCTAGGACATAGTGATCTATCTACCACTCAGATATATACACATGTGGCTCAAGCACGATTACAAGAGCTACATCACTTACACCACCCTCGTGGATAG
- a CDS encoding efflux RND transporter periplasmic adaptor subunit: MGLWIRRLLPMVTILVAIMVIALLLAKFAPEKEKKAVKQSLPIVNVVAVEPQSFQLSLQSYGVVEPKRQTQLVAEVSGRLIQLAPEFVVGQFVRKGQLLAHIEPADYQADLIQAEANLAQANAQLEEEIARGRVAKEEWQGVIEGIPPELGLRKPQLAQEKANVRSAEAGLARAQRNLERTQIRAPFDGMISSRSVDLGQYINISNNLGIINGTDVAQIRLPVAPDELNFLDSVNSGEVVLSHQVGSKTLQWQATLVRSEGEINPDNRMIYLVAEMSDPYNLTNKHDQSLQYGAFVNARIEGINVDGLVNLPRHAVRGGRITVVKPDNTIELRSVDIVRADLEQVYFRANISNGERLSLNALNGVDNGRKVKVAGEKLPDDAPQDSSTNNAQMATVGTQ, from the coding sequence ATGGGTCTATGGATTCGCCGCTTACTGCCAATGGTGACCATCTTGGTCGCGATTATGGTTATTGCCCTATTGTTGGCTAAGTTTGCCCCAGAAAAAGAGAAAAAGGCAGTTAAACAGTCTCTGCCAATAGTTAATGTGGTTGCAGTAGAACCACAATCTTTTCAGCTCTCTCTACAATCCTACGGCGTGGTTGAGCCTAAGCGACAAACCCAATTAGTGGCTGAAGTCAGCGGCCGTTTGATTCAACTAGCACCAGAGTTTGTAGTTGGTCAATTTGTTCGCAAAGGCCAATTGCTGGCACACATTGAACCGGCCGATTATCAGGCCGATCTGATCCAAGCAGAAGCGAACCTCGCTCAAGCCAATGCCCAATTAGAGGAGGAGATCGCTCGCGGTCGAGTCGCTAAAGAGGAGTGGCAAGGGGTGATTGAGGGGATCCCTCCGGAATTAGGTCTACGCAAGCCACAACTCGCGCAAGAGAAAGCCAATGTTCGCAGCGCAGAAGCCGGGCTTGCACGGGCTCAACGTAATCTCGAGCGCACCCAGATCCGTGCTCCCTTTGATGGCATGATCTCATCCCGCAGTGTGGATTTAGGCCAATACATCAACATCAGCAACAACCTCGGTATCATCAACGGTACTGACGTTGCGCAAATCCGCTTACCGGTAGCACCGGACGAACTCAACTTCCTCGACAGCGTTAACAGTGGTGAAGTGGTATTAAGTCACCAAGTCGGCTCGAAAACCTTGCAGTGGCAAGCCACCTTGGTTCGCAGTGAAGGGGAGATCAACCCCGACAACCGCATGATCTATCTCGTTGCCGAGATGAGCGACCCCTACAACCTCACCAATAAACACGACCAGTCACTGCAATATGGAGCCTTCGTTAACGCTCGCATTGAAGGTATTAACGTCGATGGCTTGGTGAATTTGCCGCGCCATGCGGTTCGCGGTGGTCGCATTACCGTGGTTAAACCCGACAATACGATTGAGCTGCGCTCGGTTGATATCGTCCGCGCCGATCTCGAGCAGGTCTATTTTCGCGCTAACATAAGCAACGGCGAACGCCTAAGCCTAAATGCGCTAAACGGGGTTGATAACGGCCGTAAGGTTAAGGTTGCCGGTGAAAAACTGCCCGATGACGCACCGCAAGATAGCTCAACTAACAATGCCCAAATGGCGACGGTAGGGACGCAGTAA
- a CDS encoding efflux RND transporter permease subunit — protein sequence MTSQTDLTNKGIISWFARNSVAANLLMWVLIIGGLFSAATINKEIFPKFELNMVQVVVAYPGAAPQEIEEGITIKIEEAVKNIEGIKKIRSSARESSGSVTIEVEDEFDPKDILDEVKLQVDAISTFPDSIEQPQIYQIKPEAEVMWVSVAGDNLTATELKELGKVIRDEITSLPGVSRADLLGAKDYEIAIEVSEDKLREFSLTFDDVAAAVNNSSILLPGGSIRAKDGDIQLRIDGQAYDQYDFERIVLRTRPDGSRLMLADVANINDGFEERLGYTRFDGQKSVVVEVLSVGNEDALAIANIVKKYVANKQENLGADVVVDYWGDLSQFLSGRLNMMLENMAMGALLVFIVLAIFLQLKVAFWVMLGLPIAFLGAMLAMPMEPFSLSINMITLFGFILVLGIVVDDAIVIGESAYAQTEKDGHSMEAVIKGTHKVAMPATFGVLTTIAAFIPMLVITGFLGVVGKAIGLVVILCLAFSLVESKLILPAHLGHMKPTQPGTGFGPWLRFKKWFDAALKSLIYNRYKPAMAVMMNRRYSVLTFFLGLIVICATLLGTGHVRTIIFPDIPSDFVRVQLEMEQGMSEQSTLKVVQQLEDSLFETNERIKSEIGEEILRHSFVFLGSRTNASMVIELVKGEERSIDAVTIASDWREHMPELVGVKTLDVIASTNDSGSDVAFRLNGNDLDQLVAAAAELKQHLGTYDGLFDIQDTFSSGAQEVRLAIRPEAEALGLTLSDLARQVRWGFFGYEAQRILRNKEEIKVMVRYPEDQRRTIGHLENMRIRTPSGNEVPFSSVAEIELAKSYATINRTDGVRSITVQARADKARIEPSKVTKEVNQDYIPKLRERYNGMTTALDGSAEEDAKNTLLVIEGAFFALFTIFALMAIPLRSYSQPLIIMSVIPFGMIGAVFGHVILGLDISMLSVFGIIALAGVVVNDSLIMVDFVNQARAQGLALKEAVQQAGTERFRAIILTSLTTFLGLVPITMETSLQAQIVIPMAVSLAFGILFSTTVTLILVPALYIILDDVKRLFRWWWRPGGVAHPLRRSHEQS from the coding sequence ATGACCAGCCAAACCGACCTAACTAATAAAGGCATTATCTCTTGGTTTGCTCGTAACAGCGTTGCAGCCAATCTACTAATGTGGGTGCTTATCATCGGCGGGCTATTCTCTGCCGCAACCATCAACAAAGAGATCTTCCCTAAATTCGAACTCAACATGGTGCAAGTGGTTGTGGCCTACCCTGGCGCCGCACCGCAGGAGATCGAGGAAGGAATCACCATCAAGATAGAAGAGGCGGTGAAAAACATTGAGGGAATCAAAAAGATCCGCTCCAGCGCCCGTGAAAGCAGTGGCAGCGTAACCATTGAGGTGGAAGATGAGTTTGACCCGAAGGACATTCTCGATGAAGTAAAACTGCAAGTTGATGCTATCTCTACGTTCCCCGACAGCATCGAGCAACCGCAGATCTACCAAATCAAACCTGAAGCCGAAGTGATGTGGGTTTCCGTCGCAGGTGACAACCTCACCGCCACCGAACTAAAAGAGCTTGGTAAGGTGATCCGCGATGAGATCACCTCCCTCCCCGGTGTCAGTCGTGCTGATCTGCTCGGAGCCAAAGATTACGAAATCGCCATTGAAGTATCCGAAGATAAGTTACGAGAGTTTTCACTGACTTTTGATGACGTTGCAGCGGCGGTTAACAACTCCAGCATTCTCCTTCCTGGCGGCTCTATCCGTGCTAAGGATGGTGATATTCAGCTGCGGATTGATGGCCAAGCCTACGACCAATACGACTTTGAGCGCATCGTATTACGCACCCGCCCTGACGGCAGTCGATTGATGTTGGCTGACGTAGCAAACATCAATGATGGCTTTGAAGAGCGCTTAGGCTACACCCGTTTTGATGGACAGAAATCAGTGGTGGTCGAAGTGCTCAGCGTTGGCAATGAGGACGCCCTTGCCATCGCCAATATCGTTAAGAAGTACGTAGCCAACAAACAAGAAAACCTTGGCGCTGATGTGGTCGTCGATTACTGGGGGGATCTATCTCAGTTCCTATCTGGTCGTCTCAATATGATGCTGGAAAACATGGCAATGGGCGCACTGTTAGTATTCATCGTGCTAGCCATTTTCTTGCAGCTTAAGGTCGCATTTTGGGTGATGCTTGGCTTACCCATCGCCTTCCTTGGCGCGATGCTAGCGATGCCGATGGAACCATTCAGTCTATCCATCAATATGATCACCCTATTTGGCTTTATTTTGGTGCTCGGGATAGTGGTCGATGATGCCATCGTTATCGGTGAGTCCGCCTACGCCCAGACTGAGAAAGATGGCCACAGTATGGAAGCGGTGATCAAAGGCACCCATAAGGTCGCTATGCCCGCTACCTTCGGGGTTTTAACCACCATCGCCGCGTTTATCCCAATGCTTGTCATCACCGGTTTCCTTGGTGTAGTGGGAAAAGCCATTGGTCTGGTGGTTATCCTCTGTTTGGCTTTCTCTTTGGTAGAATCAAAGCTGATCTTACCGGCCCACTTGGGTCACATGAAGCCTACGCAACCGGGTACCGGTTTCGGCCCATGGTTACGCTTTAAAAAGTGGTTTGATGCCGCCCTAAAGAGCCTAATTTACAACCGTTACAAACCGGCAATGGCGGTGATGATGAACCGTCGTTATAGCGTGCTAACCTTCTTTCTTGGTCTCATTGTTATCTGTGCCACCTTACTCGGCACTGGCCATGTGCGCACCATTATATTCCCTGACATTCCGTCTGATTTTGTCCGAGTGCAGCTCGAGATGGAACAGGGAATGTCGGAGCAATCGACCCTTAAGGTGGTGCAGCAGTTAGAAGATTCACTATTTGAAACCAATGAGCGTATTAAGAGTGAGATTGGCGAAGAGATCCTACGCCACTCGTTTGTATTCTTAGGCTCGCGTACCAACGCCAGCATGGTTATTGAATTGGTAAAAGGCGAAGAGCGTAGCATCGATGCGGTTACCATCGCCTCAGATTGGCGCGAGCATATGCCAGAGCTGGTTGGGGTAAAAACCTTAGACGTTATCGCCTCCACCAACGATTCTGGTTCCGATGTAGCGTTCCGCCTTAACGGCAACGATCTCGATCAATTGGTCGCGGCAGCTGCTGAACTCAAACAGCACCTTGGCACTTACGACGGCCTATTCGATATCCAAGACACCTTCTCTTCCGGTGCCCAAGAGGTTCGCTTGGCCATCCGCCCAGAGGCTGAAGCGCTGGGGTTAACCTTGTCCGACTTAGCCCGTCAGGTGCGTTGGGGCTTCTTCGGTTATGAGGCGCAGCGAATCCTGCGTAACAAGGAAGAAATAAAGGTGATGGTGCGTTACCCAGAGGATCAACGCCGTACCATTGGTCACCTAGAAAACATGCGCATTCGCACTCCTTCCGGGAATGAAGTTCCGTTCTCTAGTGTCGCTGAGATTGAGTTAGCCAAGAGCTACGCCACTATCAACCGTACCGACGGCGTTCGCTCCATTACCGTTCAAGCGCGTGCAGATAAAGCCCGTATTGAACCAAGTAAGGTAACTAAAGAGGTTAACCAAGACTATATTCCGAAGTTGCGGGAACGCTATAACGGCATGACCACCGCTTTAGATGGTTCCGCAGAAGAGGACGCAAAGAATACCCTACTGGTGATTGAAGGCGCCTTCTTTGCCCTATTCACCATCTTCGCGTTAATGGCTATCCCGCTGCGCTCCTATAGCCAACCGTTGATCATTATGTCGGTGATCCCATTTGGCATGATTGGCGCTGTATTTGGCCACGTGATTCTCGGTCTGGATATCTCCATGCTTAGCGTGTTCGGCATCATCGCCTTGGCTGGTGTGGTGGTAAATGACTCGTTGATTATGGTCGATTTTGTTAACCAAGCTCGAGCTCAGGGGTTGGCGTTAAAAGAGGCGGTGCAGCAAGCGGGCACCGAACGTTTCCGGGCGATCATCTTAACCTCGCTCACCACCTTCCTCGGTTTGGTGCCTATTACCATGGAAACCAGCCTGCAGGCGCAGATTGTGATCCCAATGGCGGTGTCGTTGGCGTTCGGAATCCTGTTTTCCACCACAGTTACGTTGATCTTGGTACCAGCGCTGTACATCATTCTCGATGATGTGAAACGCCTTTTCCGCTGGTGGTGGCGCCCGGGCGGTGTGGCTCATCCGTTACGGCGGAGCCATGAGCAGTCTTAA
- a CDS encoding transporter substrate-binding domain-containing protein, with protein MQLRRLNQTVSTILLLGAMLLFSSLASAQTSFKVGSYNCPPFVIENDDGSFRGLSLLLWQQIAQRLQLEYEVSQHELEDLLEQVSNNNLQVGVSCISITPEREQLLDFSHSFYETHLAIAVKPRSVWSMVKNFLTNRTLWLVIGIVSLIACVVGFAYYRLERKVNDKLYSMPTKAGRGIEGFILGLLFITKGPFNYYEFKTLTARVITVLLAVFTTFFLASITAVLASTFTLGALTSDISGPNDLRGKRVGAKTESTASSYLQQRGIRHRTYDDLEGMMQALARGEIRAIVADDAILKYTLNHTDSEDQYSGISVLPYQFERQNYGLVLPENSPIREQLNQALLEVRTTSQWQQTLTEYLAQ; from the coding sequence ATGCAGTTACGCCGACTCAACCAAACTGTCAGCACAATATTATTGCTCGGGGCAATGCTGCTTTTCAGTAGCTTAGCCTCGGCGCAAACGTCATTCAAAGTTGGTAGCTACAACTGCCCTCCGTTCGTTATCGAAAATGACGACGGCAGCTTTCGTGGCTTGAGTTTATTACTGTGGCAACAGATTGCGCAGCGGCTGCAGCTTGAGTATGAGGTCAGCCAACACGAGCTCGAAGACCTGCTCGAACAGGTTAGTAACAACAACCTTCAGGTCGGTGTTTCCTGTATCTCGATCACGCCCGAAAGAGAACAATTGCTCGATTTTTCCCACTCATTTTACGAGACCCACCTTGCCATTGCAGTTAAACCTCGCAGTGTCTGGTCGATGGTTAAAAACTTCCTAACCAACCGCACACTTTGGTTAGTGATCGGCATAGTTTCACTCATCGCCTGCGTGGTTGGTTTTGCTTATTACCGCTTAGAGCGTAAGGTCAATGACAAGCTCTATTCGATGCCTACCAAGGCCGGGCGTGGGATAGAGGGCTTTATTTTGGGCTTGCTCTTTATCACTAAAGGCCCCTTTAATTACTACGAATTTAAAACGCTTACTGCCAGAGTAATCACGGTTCTTTTAGCCGTATTCACCACCTTTTTCCTCGCCAGTATTACCGCTGTGTTAGCCAGCACCTTTACCTTAGGGGCACTCACCTCAGACATCAGCGGCCCAAACGATCTCCGTGGCAAACGTGTTGGGGCAAAAACCGAAAGCACCGCCTCCAGCTACCTGCAACAACGAGGCATTCGCCACCGAACTTATGACGATTTAGAGGGAATGATGCAGGCGCTAGCCCGTGGTGAAATCCGCGCTATCGTCGCTGACGACGCGATATTGAAGTACACCCTTAATCACACCGATAGCGAGGACCAGTACAGTGGGATCTCTGTACTCCCTTATCAGTTTGAGCGGCAAAATTACGGTTTAGTATTACCTGAAAACAGCCCAATTCGAGAACAGCTCAATCAGGCCTTGTTAGAGGTGCGAACTACATCACAATGGCAGCAAACCCTAACCGAATACCTAGCTCAGTAG